One window of the Herbiconiux sp. L3-i23 genome contains the following:
- a CDS encoding class II aldolase/adducin family protein — translation MSRAADLIEAARHLATRGLSPGSSGNVSARDGDRILITPTGSSLSRVTEADLAELSLGDEPPRGRPSKEWPLHLAVYRTRPGSGAVVHLHSPHATALSCLEPDNEFPLETLTPYHAMRLRSVPLLPYAPPGSDDLAAGVARAAADTAAMLLGNHGTVVAGADIASAIDLSEELEAAAQIQLLVAGRRVRPLPPGEADRLHVAHTIR, via the coding sequence ATGAGCAGGGCGGCCGACCTGATCGAGGCGGCACGTCATCTGGCAACGCGAGGACTCTCCCCCGGTAGTTCCGGCAACGTCAGCGCGCGGGACGGCGACCGCATCCTCATCACCCCGACCGGCTCGAGCCTGTCGCGGGTGACGGAAGCCGATCTCGCAGAGCTCTCGCTCGGCGATGAGCCGCCCCGCGGACGCCCGTCGAAGGAGTGGCCGCTGCACCTCGCGGTGTATCGAACGCGACCGGGTAGCGGCGCCGTGGTGCATCTGCATTCGCCGCACGCGACCGCGCTGTCCTGCCTCGAGCCGGATAACGAGTTCCCGCTCGAGACGCTCACGCCGTACCACGCGATGCGCCTGCGATCCGTGCCGCTGCTCCCGTATGCGCCACCCGGCAGCGACGATCTGGCGGCGGGGGTCGCGCGAGCCGCGGCCGACACCGCAGCCATGCTGCTCGGCAACCACGGCACGGTCGTCGCCGGCGCCGACATCGCGTCCGCGATCGACCTGAGCGAAGAGCTCGAGGCGGCGGCGCAGATCCAGCTGCTGGTCGCCGGTCGCCGGGTCCGGCCGCTTCCGCCCGGCGAGGCCGACCGGCTGCACGTCGCGCACACCATCCGCTGA
- the gtfA gene encoding sucrose phosphorylase, whose amino-acid sequence MTDTRPVHLLTYAERLGGDLAGVARLLDGPLSDFGGVHLLPFFVPFDGDDAGFDPVDHASVDPRLGTWDDVRTIAADREVTADLIVNHVSSGSAEFADWLERQELSPHDGMFLTFDTVFPDGASEAAITAFYRPRPGLPFTAYRAADGRRRLVWTTFMPSQVDLDVRHPAAVAYLERLLRTLADGGVTTVRLDAVGYAIKTPGSDSFMTDETLAFVRDITALARRHGLRVLVEVHAHYSQQLAIAPLVDLVYDFALPALLLHSLGTGTVDRLTEWFAIRPVNAITVLDTHDGIGIIDAGPSAESPGLISHDEMAAIFERASVATVGHSDIASVIPAWMTLPHQINATFFSALGADPTAYLLCRAVQMFVPGVPQIYYVGLLGGEDDTALFEQTGQGRDVNRHTYSPDEFERALGEPVAQAILGLVRLRSRHPAFDGEFDYETASDGALSMRWIHDASTARLDIVTGPTPSFVVTLTGDEGERRFDSVEALALL is encoded by the coding sequence ATGACCGACACCCGCCCCGTCCACCTGCTGACCTACGCCGAGCGCCTCGGCGGGGACCTCGCGGGCGTCGCGCGCCTGCTCGACGGACCGCTCTCCGACTTCGGCGGCGTGCACCTGCTGCCCTTCTTCGTGCCGTTCGACGGCGACGATGCCGGGTTCGATCCCGTCGATCACGCCAGCGTCGACCCGCGGCTCGGCACGTGGGACGACGTCCGCACGATCGCGGCCGACCGCGAGGTCACCGCCGACCTGATCGTCAACCACGTTTCGTCCGGCTCGGCGGAATTCGCCGACTGGCTCGAACGGCAGGAGCTGTCTCCCCACGACGGCATGTTCCTCACCTTCGACACCGTCTTCCCCGACGGCGCGTCCGAAGCGGCGATCACCGCGTTCTACCGGCCCCGCCCGGGCCTGCCCTTCACGGCGTACCGTGCGGCGGACGGGCGCCGCCGCCTGGTCTGGACCACGTTCATGCCGAGCCAGGTCGACCTCGACGTGCGCCATCCGGCCGCCGTCGCCTACCTCGAACGCCTCCTCCGCACCCTCGCCGACGGCGGGGTGACGACCGTGCGCCTCGACGCGGTCGGCTACGCGATCAAGACGCCCGGCAGCGACAGCTTCATGACGGACGAGACGCTCGCGTTCGTCCGGGACATCACGGCGCTCGCCCGCCGACACGGGCTGCGCGTGCTCGTCGAGGTGCACGCCCATTACTCGCAGCAGCTCGCGATCGCGCCGCTCGTCGACCTCGTCTACGACTTCGCGCTGCCGGCGCTGCTGCTGCACTCGCTCGGCACCGGCACGGTCGACCGCCTGACCGAGTGGTTCGCCATCCGCCCTGTCAACGCCATCACAGTGCTCGACACCCACGACGGCATCGGCATCATCGACGCAGGCCCCTCCGCGGAGTCGCCCGGCCTCATCTCGCACGACGAGATGGCGGCGATCTTCGAGCGCGCGAGCGTCGCGACCGTCGGCCACTCGGACATCGCGTCGGTGATCCCCGCGTGGATGACCCTGCCGCACCAGATCAACGCCACCTTCTTCAGTGCGCTCGGCGCCGATCCCACCGCCTACCTGCTGTGCCGCGCGGTGCAGATGTTCGTCCCGGGCGTCCCGCAGATCTACTACGTCGGCCTGCTCGGGGGCGAAGACGACACCGCCCTCTTCGAGCAGACCGGTCAGGGGCGCGACGTCAACCGCCACACCTACTCGCCCGACGAGTTCGAGCGTGCGCTCGGCGAGCCGGTCGCGCAGGCGATCCTCGGACTCGTCCGGCTTCGCAGCCGGCACCCCGCGTTCGACGGGGAGTTCGACTACGAGACCGCCAGTGACGGCGCGCTGTCGATGCGGTGGATCCACGACGCATCGACCGCGCGGCTCGACATCGTCACGGGCCCGACGCCGTCGTTCGTCGTGACGCTCACGGGAGACGAGGGCGAGCGCCGGTTCGACTCGGTCGAGGCGCTCGCCCTCCTCTGA
- a CDS encoding aspartate/glutamate racemase family protein produces MPRVGLLHTVPALAGSFDAMLNGSDAEIVHVVDAGLLAAAIDHGVDDAVRAEVLRHLRFLANDGADAVLVTCSSIGEAVEAAAAQLSVPVIRVDEPMAHEAVAIVRGAAEGRVPRVAVLATLDATLGPTGRLLERAVVEAGGGVDVQSSVVAEAASARAAGDQARHDALIRDAATAAAASADVLVLAQASMAAAVADLELGVPVLTSPEGGVAALLDAVQEAPA; encoded by the coding sequence ATGCCCCGCGTCGGTCTGCTGCACACCGTCCCCGCCCTCGCAGGCTCATTCGACGCCATGCTCAACGGCAGCGATGCCGAGATCGTGCATGTGGTGGACGCGGGGCTGCTCGCCGCGGCGATCGACCACGGAGTCGACGACGCCGTGCGCGCCGAGGTGCTGCGGCACCTGCGCTTCCTCGCCAACGACGGAGCCGACGCGGTGCTCGTCACCTGCTCGTCGATCGGTGAGGCCGTCGAGGCCGCGGCCGCGCAGCTCTCCGTTCCCGTGATCCGCGTCGACGAGCCGATGGCGCACGAGGCGGTCGCGATCGTCCGCGGCGCCGCCGAGGGGCGCGTCCCGCGAGTCGCCGTGCTCGCGACCCTCGACGCGACGCTCGGACCCACCGGACGCCTGCTCGAGCGGGCGGTCGTCGAGGCGGGCGGGGGAGTCGACGTGCAGTCCTCGGTCGTCGCCGAGGCCGCGTCGGCGCGCGCCGCCGGCGACCAGGCCCGACACGACGCCCTCATCCGCGATGCGGCGACAGCGGCCGCCGCATCCGCCGACGTCCTCGTACTCGCGCAGGCCTCCATGGCCGCCGCGGTCGCCGACCTCGAGCTCGGAGTCCCGGTGCTCACCTCGCCCGAGGGTGGAGTCGCCGCCCTTCTCGACGCCGTCCAGGAGGCGCCGGCATGA
- a CDS encoding ABC transporter ATP-binding protein produces the protein MSITFAAHSPSAERPPLRSVWTFLGWLARRQPGTLALGIAFGIVWMACQAVWPLLLGRAIDAGSGGSLAAVGPWLLALLGVVVVQSLSGMLRHRMAVSNFLRSSLSTARLIGHHSADTGRALTSEKTAGEIVATVTADANRLGEMFDVVARLAGAVLAWAAVSIILFTSSFELGLIALLSVPVSSLILAFLVRPLQYKQAKQRAQFGALATLGADAVAGLRILRGVGGEEAFVERYTTRSQAVRRSGAEVASVQSWLNAAQVLIPGIFLAAMAIYGARLVLDGRATPGELVTVYGYASFLVQPISTGVEAIGVFTRGFVASRRVLDVLRVEAAVQDRPDATQVPPEHAELVDVASGAHIAPGRFTAIVSRNPDEAAAVATRLGRFDDLAASDAPVLWGGIDSTSVPLSVVRKRIVVNDAMPHMFRGSLLEGLDLAPIRQAEYTSTATGQIRRVNSAIETAAVAETVSALPEGLEETVTERGRSFSGGERQRLSLARALLTDAEVLVLIEPTSAVDSRTEQRIAERLADAREGRTTVVVTASPLLLEKADTVLVLDDRRVVGEGRHGDLLGRDDDAARVYRSIVTRTPEENRDAAADR, from the coding sequence GTGTCGATCACCTTCGCCGCGCATTCGCCGTCCGCCGAGCGACCTCCTCTGCGCTCGGTCTGGACCTTTCTCGGCTGGCTGGCCCGCCGCCAGCCCGGCACCCTCGCTCTCGGCATCGCCTTCGGCATCGTCTGGATGGCGTGCCAGGCGGTGTGGCCGCTGCTGCTCGGACGCGCCATCGACGCCGGATCGGGGGGATCACTGGCTGCCGTCGGCCCGTGGCTCCTCGCCCTTCTCGGCGTCGTCGTGGTGCAGTCGCTCTCCGGGATGCTGCGCCATCGCATGGCCGTGTCGAACTTCCTGCGATCGTCGCTATCGACCGCTCGGCTGATCGGGCATCACTCGGCGGACACCGGTCGGGCGTTGACCAGCGAGAAGACCGCGGGCGAGATCGTCGCGACCGTCACCGCCGACGCGAACCGGCTCGGCGAGATGTTCGACGTCGTCGCGCGGCTCGCGGGAGCCGTGCTCGCCTGGGCGGCGGTGTCGATCATCCTCTTCACCTCGTCGTTCGAGCTCGGCCTGATCGCGCTGCTGAGCGTTCCGGTCTCGTCGCTGATCCTCGCCTTCCTCGTGCGCCCGCTGCAGTACAAGCAGGCCAAGCAGCGCGCACAGTTCGGCGCCCTTGCGACCCTCGGCGCCGACGCGGTCGCGGGCCTGCGCATCCTCCGCGGCGTCGGCGGCGAGGAGGCGTTCGTCGAGCGCTACACGACCAGGTCGCAGGCCGTGCGCCGGTCCGGCGCCGAGGTCGCGTCGGTGCAGTCGTGGCTGAACGCCGCCCAGGTGCTGATCCCCGGCATCTTCCTTGCCGCAATGGCGATCTACGGCGCACGCCTCGTGCTCGACGGCCGCGCGACACCCGGCGAGCTCGTCACGGTCTACGGCTACGCGTCGTTCCTGGTGCAGCCGATCTCGACGGGGGTGGAGGCGATCGGCGTCTTCACCCGCGGCTTCGTCGCCAGCCGCCGGGTGCTCGACGTGCTGCGCGTCGAGGCTGCGGTGCAGGATCGACCCGACGCCACCCAGGTGCCGCCCGAGCACGCGGAACTCGTCGACGTGGCGAGCGGCGCGCACATCGCGCCGGGCCGGTTCACCGCCATCGTCTCCCGCAACCCCGACGAGGCCGCCGCAGTCGCCACCCGGCTCGGGCGATTCGACGACCTCGCCGCGTCGGATGCGCCGGTGCTGTGGGGCGGGATCGACAGCACGAGCGTCCCCCTGTCGGTCGTGCGCAAGCGCATCGTCGTGAACGACGCGATGCCGCACATGTTCCGCGGCTCGCTGCTCGAAGGCCTCGACCTCGCACCGATCCGGCAGGCCGAGTACACGAGCACGGCGACGGGCCAGATCCGGCGCGTCAACTCCGCGATCGAGACGGCGGCCGTCGCCGAGACCGTCTCGGCCCTGCCCGAGGGACTCGAGGAGACCGTCACCGAGAGGGGCCGCTCGTTCTCGGGTGGCGAGCGGCAACGCCTGAGCCTCGCGAGGGCATTGCTGACCGACGCCGAGGTGCTCGTACTGATCGAGCCGACGAGCGCGGTCGACTCGCGCACCGAGCAGCGCATCGCCGAGCGTCTCGCCGACGCGCGGGAGGGCCGCACGACCGTCGTGGTCACCGCGAGTCCCCTCCTGCTCGAGAAGGCGGACACCGTACTCGTCCTCGACGACCGCCGCGTCGTCGGCGAGGGTCGCCACGGCGATCTGCTCGGGCGCGACGACGACGCCGCTCGCGTCTACCGCTCGATCGTCACCCGGACCCCTGAGGAGAACCGCGATGCTGCTGCCGATCGCTGA
- a CDS encoding L-fuculokinase, with amino-acid sequence MRSDEADGSTTTALGVDVGSSNVKVVLVRIGASVDELAVCAAPTPADADSLVRVVFDLIRSVVVSAPETPSAIGIASMAESGVPLGADDRPLRPIVRWDGDDDSVDLERLLDAFGADELYRRTGVPALAKAPLVLWAGLRRREPETWAAMSRWAGVADLVGLALTGVLATDHTLAARTMAFAVPPDRALGGWDEELLATVGLDASRLPVVRPSGQPVGPVTDSVAARTGLPSGVPVYIAGHDHSVGGWAAGARRPGEVADSIGTAEALVRVLDAEPDRSSIRPTGMSVTRSVTGSPVLLAGSASSGAFAKWWFTHRTGVRDPGEVLAALADEPVAPTPYTVLPYLSGRQTPEPDRRAVSRVLDEAGRDVDAARGDAVLLARAMFEGLSLHARWMLETQRGFVGREVGAIRVLGGPGGGNRPWMSVKAQVFTAPTRLATVSQPVATGAALLAAVRAGAVADAPELPSVALERDPGDPYDAAYRRFVTAATA; translated from the coding sequence GTGAGGAGCGACGAGGCCGATGGCAGCACCACGACCGCCCTCGGTGTCGACGTCGGCAGCAGCAACGTCAAAGTCGTCCTCGTCCGCATCGGCGCGAGCGTCGACGAGCTCGCGGTCTGCGCGGCGCCGACCCCGGCCGACGCGGACTCCCTCGTCCGCGTGGTCTTCGATCTGATCCGGAGCGTGGTGGTCTCGGCTCCCGAGACTCCGTCCGCCATCGGGATCGCCTCCATGGCGGAATCGGGCGTGCCGCTCGGGGCCGATGATCGGCCGCTTCGCCCCATCGTGCGCTGGGACGGCGACGACGATTCCGTCGATCTCGAACGTCTGCTCGACGCCTTCGGCGCCGACGAGCTCTACCGCCGCACGGGAGTGCCGGCGCTCGCCAAGGCTCCGCTCGTGCTCTGGGCGGGGCTGCGTCGACGCGAGCCGGAGACCTGGGCGGCGATGAGTCGCTGGGCGGGCGTCGCGGACCTCGTCGGCCTCGCCTTGACCGGCGTGCTCGCGACCGACCACACCCTCGCCGCCCGCACAATGGCGTTCGCGGTGCCGCCCGACCGTGCGCTCGGCGGGTGGGACGAGGAGCTCCTCGCCACCGTCGGCCTCGACGCCAGCCGCCTGCCCGTTGTCCGCCCATCGGGCCAGCCCGTCGGACCCGTCACCGACTCCGTAGCCGCGCGGACCGGCCTTCCCTCCGGGGTTCCCGTGTACATCGCCGGGCACGACCACTCCGTCGGCGGCTGGGCCGCGGGAGCGAGGCGACCCGGCGAGGTCGCCGACTCCATCGGAACGGCCGAGGCGCTCGTGCGAGTGCTCGACGCGGAGCCCGACCGGTCGAGCATCAGACCGACCGGGATGAGCGTCACCCGCTCCGTCACCGGGTCGCCCGTCCTGCTCGCCGGATCCGCGTCGTCCGGCGCATTCGCCAAATGGTGGTTCACCCATCGGACGGGCGTACGCGATCCCGGGGAGGTCCTCGCGGCGCTCGCCGACGAGCCGGTCGCGCCCACCCCGTACACCGTCCTGCCCTACCTCTCGGGCCGTCAGACCCCTGAGCCCGATCGGCGAGCGGTGAGCCGAGTCCTCGACGAAGCGGGCCGCGATGTCGACGCTGCCCGTGGCGACGCGGTGCTGCTCGCTCGCGCGATGTTCGAAGGACTCTCGCTGCACGCGCGGTGGATGCTCGAGACCCAACGCGGCTTCGTGGGCCGCGAAGTCGGAGCCATCCGCGTCCTCGGCGGGCCCGGCGGCGGCAACCGCCCGTGGATGAGTGTCAAAGCGCAGGTGTTCACCGCCCCGACGCGGCTCGCCACCGTCTCGCAACCCGTCGCCACCGGGGCGGCGCTGCTCGCCGCAGTCCGCGCGGGAGCGGTCGCCGACGCCCCCGAACTGCCGTCCGTCGCACTCGAGCGCGATCCCGGAGACCCGTACGACGCCGCCTACCGACGATTCGTCACCGCGGCCACCGCCTGA
- a CDS encoding recombinase family protein, whose protein sequence is MAKLIGYARVSTRNQSTDRQETDLLAAGIRRDDLYTDHGVSGALASRPQFDRALEALHPGDTLVITTLDRLGRSTHNMLAFADELRTRGAGLRVLNLGGGDVDTSTPMGSMLFTIMAALAQMEYEIKRERVTDSVSKRREAGKDLGGRPQRITDSQIRSAIRLVESGEPAAQVARDLGMSRASFYRRSRELATSAVT, encoded by the coding sequence ATGGCAAAGCTGATCGGGTACGCGCGGGTCTCGACCCGCAACCAATCCACTGACCGGCAGGAAACGGACCTCCTCGCGGCCGGCATACGTAGAGACGATCTCTACACCGATCATGGCGTCTCGGGCGCACTCGCCTCCCGGCCACAATTCGACCGAGCGCTCGAGGCCCTGCACCCCGGCGACACTCTCGTCATCACCACACTCGACCGACTCGGCCGATCCACACACAACATGCTCGCCTTCGCCGACGAGCTCCGAACTAGAGGCGCCGGCCTCCGCGTCCTCAACCTCGGCGGCGGCGACGTCGACACCTCCACCCCAATGGGGTCGATGCTGTTCACGATCATGGCCGCCCTCGCTCAGATGGAGTACGAGATCAAACGGGAGCGAGTGACCGACTCGGTCAGCAAGAGGCGCGAAGCCGGCAAGGATCTCGGCGGCCGTCCGCAACGCATCACCGACAGCCAGATCCGCAGCGCCATCCGACTCGTCGAAAGCGGCGAGCCTGCCGCCCAGGTGGCGCGAGACCTCGGAATGTCTCGCGCCTCGTTCTACCGGCGATCGCGTGAGCTCGCGACGTCGGCGGTAACCTGA
- a CDS encoding ABC transporter ATP-binding protein, with amino-acid sequence MLLPIADTAAVRATGARLIRAHKLELAVALALHTLAAIAGLVSPVVIGAVIDSITEGRASDQSILQAAGLLLGTVVAQALLIRFAQRQSLVLGETVFAILRENLLDDVTRLPLATVEKAGTGDLLSRATNDVESIAQTVRFGVPRILVASVTALLTAGTALFINPVVALAMFVGVPILVLASRWYLRRAGAGYQRQLASFARLSGTISETVEGARTIEALGLAPVRRSEVDAALRERRDTERYTLGLRSVFFPLTDFAFLLPIIVVVAWGTYLIGTGGATIGEVTSVALIATQLVGPVNELIAWMDEIQVGTTALSRIVGVGQVPPDRHATGETPEGDELTVSDVRYSYREGIDVLKGIDLDLEPGERLAIVGPSGSGKSTLARLMTGIDTPTSGDVRVGGVRLVDLPVEDLRKQVALVTQEHHLFVGSIAENLRLAKTDATHEELISALRVVDAWPWVSVLPEGVRTMVGSGGMALSPGQSQQLALARLILLDPSILVLDEATSLIDPGAARDLERTMSAVLRGRTVIAIAHRLHTSRDADRVAVMRAGNLTEVGSHEELMALNGDYAELWRTWNS; translated from the coding sequence ATGCTGCTGCCGATCGCTGATACCGCCGCCGTCAGGGCCACCGGCGCTCGCCTGATCAGGGCGCACAAGCTCGAGCTCGCCGTCGCGCTCGCCCTGCACACTCTGGCGGCGATCGCCGGTCTCGTGAGCCCCGTCGTCATCGGCGCGGTGATCGACTCCATCACCGAGGGGCGCGCGAGCGACCAGTCCATCCTGCAGGCCGCCGGCCTGCTGCTCGGCACCGTCGTCGCGCAGGCCCTGCTCATCCGGTTCGCGCAGCGCCAGTCGCTCGTGCTCGGCGAGACGGTGTTCGCCATCCTGCGCGAAAACCTGCTCGACGATGTGACCCGACTGCCGCTCGCCACCGTCGAGAAGGCCGGCACGGGCGACCTGCTCTCCCGTGCCACCAACGACGTCGAGAGCATCGCGCAGACGGTCCGCTTCGGGGTGCCGCGCATCCTGGTCGCCAGCGTGACCGCCCTCTTGACCGCCGGGACGGCGCTGTTCATCAACCCGGTCGTCGCGCTGGCGATGTTCGTCGGAGTGCCGATCCTCGTGCTCGCCAGCCGCTGGTACCTGCGGCGGGCGGGCGCCGGCTACCAGCGACAGCTCGCCTCGTTCGCGCGCCTCAGCGGAACCATCAGCGAGACCGTCGAGGGCGCTCGCACGATCGAGGCGCTCGGGCTCGCGCCGGTGCGTCGCAGTGAGGTCGACGCGGCACTGCGCGAACGCCGGGACACCGAGCGCTACACGCTCGGACTGCGATCGGTGTTCTTCCCTCTCACCGACTTCGCCTTCCTGCTGCCGATCATCGTCGTGGTGGCGTGGGGCACGTACCTGATCGGCACCGGCGGCGCGACGATCGGCGAGGTGACCTCGGTCGCCCTCATCGCCACCCAGCTCGTCGGGCCGGTCAACGAGCTGATCGCGTGGATGGACGAGATCCAGGTTGGGACGACGGCGCTGTCCCGCATCGTCGGAGTCGGCCAGGTACCCCCCGACCGGCATGCGACCGGCGAGACTCCCGAGGGCGACGAGCTCACAGTGAGCGACGTCCGCTACTCCTACCGCGAGGGCATTGACGTGCTCAAGGGCATCGACCTCGACCTCGAACCCGGCGAACGCCTCGCGATCGTCGGCCCGTCGGGCTCCGGCAAGTCGACCCTCGCCCGCCTGATGACCGGGATCGACACCCCGACCTCCGGAGATGTCCGCGTGGGCGGCGTGCGGCTCGTCGACCTTCCCGTCGAAGACCTCCGCAAGCAGGTCGCGCTCGTCACCCAGGAGCACCACCTCTTCGTCGGCTCGATCGCCGAGAACCTGCGCCTCGCCAAGACCGACGCGACGCACGAGGAGCTGATCTCGGCGCTGCGGGTGGTCGACGCGTGGCCGTGGGTGTCGGTGCTGCCCGAGGGCGTGCGGACCATGGTGGGATCCGGCGGCATGGCGCTGAGCCCCGGCCAGTCGCAGCAGCTGGCGCTCGCCCGCCTCATCCTGCTCGATCCGTCGATCCTGGTGCTCGACGAGGCGACGTCGCTCATCGACCCGGGTGCCGCCCGCGACCTCGAGCGCACCATGTCGGCCGTGCTGCGCGGACGCACCGTCATCGCGATCGCCCACCGCCTGCACACGTCGCGCGACGCCGACCGGGTCGCGGTGATGCGGGCGGGCAACCTCACCGAGGTCGGCAGCCACGAGGAGCTCATGGCGCTGAACGGCGACTACGCCGAACTCTGGCGCACCTGGAACTCCTGA
- a CDS encoding DeoR/GlpR family DNA-binding transcription regulator, protein MRYTEAPARREELLRRIASDGYVSSSAIAEEFGVSEMTIRRDLRQLHLDGAARRVAGGASLPSGVSRGAPFEERDRHAGLEKQVIAARCAELLRGAGTIAIDAGTTAAAVAALLEGPATVVTHSVPVITACTERDDIELIGLGGRYEPSTRSFGGSSVTAVLDRVAIDVAVLSATAVDETGLLCVNEIDAETKRAMAAAARRTILVVDSTKIGGRAPIRFGRLSSIDTVVTSDATGEVERAILAEAPELLYAAMPLEGVR, encoded by the coding sequence GTGCGCTACACGGAGGCTCCGGCTCGACGCGAGGAGTTGCTTCGGCGCATCGCGTCCGACGGCTACGTCTCCTCCTCGGCGATCGCCGAGGAGTTCGGCGTCTCCGAGATGACCATCCGACGCGATCTGCGGCAGCTGCACCTCGACGGAGCCGCGCGCCGTGTGGCCGGCGGCGCCAGCCTGCCGAGCGGCGTGTCCCGCGGCGCCCCGTTCGAGGAGCGCGACCGTCACGCCGGTCTCGAGAAGCAGGTGATCGCCGCTCGCTGTGCCGAGCTGCTGCGTGGTGCGGGCACGATCGCCATCGACGCGGGCACCACCGCGGCGGCCGTCGCCGCTCTGCTCGAGGGGCCGGCCACCGTCGTCACCCACTCCGTTCCGGTCATCACGGCGTGCACCGAGCGGGACGACATCGAGCTGATCGGGCTCGGCGGACGGTACGAGCCGTCCACCCGCTCCTTTGGCGGTTCCAGCGTCACCGCCGTTCTCGACCGGGTCGCCATCGACGTGGCGGTGCTCTCGGCCACCGCGGTCGACGAGACCGGCCTGCTCTGCGTCAATGAGATCGACGCCGAGACCAAGCGGGCGATGGCCGCGGCGGCCCGCCGGACCATCCTCGTGGTCGACTCGACGAAGATCGGCGGGCGAGCACCCATCCGATTCGGCCGCCTGTCGTCGATCGACACCGTGGTCACCAGCGACGCCACGGGGGAAGTCGAACGCGCGATTCTCGCCGAGGCGCCCGAGCTGCTCTACGCGGCGATGCCGCTCGAGGGCGTCCGATGA